CCAGCAAAGCCCATTGTTAGGGATTCTTGGGAAGGAGAACGCATTTGATTGCGAGATGGCATTGCTGCTAAATTGCTGACGTTCAAACCCCCAACGCGGCGGATACGTTCTGCTAGGGGTGGGTGGGTAGAAAACATATCTTCCCAGAAAGAGGGGTTGAGGGCATTGCCAAAAAACATGTGGCTAGAGGCTTCTGCACCCGGCGATATTAACCGTGAATCCATCTGTTGGAGTTTTTGAAAGACTCCGGTAAGTCCGTTGGGGTTGCGAGTGAACTGTACGGCTGAAGCATCAGCGAGAAATTCGCGTTGGCGAGAGACGGCGGCTTTAATCAAGCGTCCGCAAAGTAATCCGATACCGCCAATTGCCATTAGTGCCAAACCAAATGCCCAGATAGGTAAACCCTTGTCTTCCTTTCCTAAACGGAAGCTACCGCGAAGACGCCACAGCAATTCTCCGGTTAAATAAATGAACAAAATCCCATGCAGTAATCCTACTAAACGCAAATTCAGCCGCATATCTCCATTGAGAATATGACTGAATTCGTGGCCGATAACTCCTTGTACTTCATCCCGGCTCAGGTGTTCCAAAGTTCCACGGGTAACTCCAATTACAGCATCATTGGGCGTAAATCCAGCAGCAAAGGCATTAATGCCTGTTTCTCTGTCGAGGAGATAAACTTGTGGGACAGAAATACCAGAAGCGATCGCCATTTCCTCGACAATATTTAATAGTTGTCGCCCTTGTTCGTCGGCCATTTCTGGTAGCAGGAGTCTTCCTCCTAACTCTTGGGCAATTACGCTTCCACCCTGCCGGAGACAGGCAATTTTGTACAAACTTCCGATTGCGATCGCAATTATTGTAATCCCAGCTACATAAAGAAATAACCCTGGATGCCACCAAACACGAGGAGCCATGCGAAACAGAAATAAACTGGCAATATAAATCGCCATAATCATAACTGCGATCGACAGGGAAAATAACCCAATTAATTGTTGCGTATTTTGGCGTGCCCGATCCTGATGTTCAAAGAAATTCATAGACACCTAAAAAGACACGCGTGGGGCATTTCTGATTTCTGGAGTAGCTTCGGGGAGCAATTCTGCAACAGTAAAGTTAAATGTATTTGCCACCAGGTTGCTAGGGAAAGATTCACT
This portion of the Nostoc sp. GT001 genome encodes:
- a CDS encoding M48 family metallopeptidase, coding for MNFFEHQDRARQNTQQLIGLFSLSIAVMIMAIYIASLFLFRMAPRVWWHPGLFLYVAGITIIAIAIGSLYKIACLRQGGSVIAQELGGRLLLPEMADEQGRQLLNIVEEMAIASGISVPQVYLLDRETGINAFAAGFTPNDAVIGVTRGTLEHLSRDEVQGVIGHEFSHILNGDMRLNLRLVGLLHGILFIYLTGELLWRLRGSFRLGKEDKGLPIWAFGLALMAIGGIGLLCGRLIKAAVSRQREFLADASAVQFTRNPNGLTGVFQKLQQMDSRLISPGAEASSHMFFGNALNPSFWEDMFSTHPPLAERIRRVGGLNVSNLAAMPSRNQMRSPSQESLTMGFAGGSNATPEQVVNQVGSVTPEHFAHAQALLSQLPESLRLGAREQQSAMAIALALALDTENLQIKERQIAWLREVQPADLVEKTLQLSSEINQLDPRIRLPLVDLAVPVLRQNSAKECQRLCKCIHGLVVATGSLSLWHFVLQLIMWHRLQPSINPTSTTPVEFTSIEQIWPDSLLVLSVIARVGHSQPDASTEDIAYAFRSGVFRLPKAGEQEKPEMPLTCNFTELKKSIERLRLATPKLKQAIVDACAHTVLLDNKVTPSEADLLRAIAMTLDCPIPPFLNPQPSVSKQKQPSTKRS